The proteins below are encoded in one region of Enterobacteriaceae endosymbiont of Plateumaris consimilis:
- the murI gene encoding glutamate racemase, with translation MNKKLLQSKMTIFIFDSGVGGISIYNKIKKIFPEIHFIYLLDNKFFPYGIKSKNYIYKRCLKILKKISYHYYISLAIIACNTASVSSLPIIKNYFSFPIIGVSPIIKDSINITNNGIIGIIATKTTLENYSIQNKIKYFRQNYIIEILSSQKLVFLVEKKIQGLNISLKEIKNIFQPWYNLKNFPDTIILGCTHFPLIINELKNILPKNVKFLDSSNYIISKIKKIITKNKFLFNTQKNFILYTKYTVKIKKIQKYLISQGFSFFKKIKIN, from the coding sequence ATGAATAAAAAATTATTACAATCTAAAATGACAATTTTTATTTTTGATTCAGGAGTAGGTGGAATATCAATATATAACAAAATTAAAAAAATATTTCCTGAAATACATTTCATATATTTATTAGATAATAAATTTTTTCCTTATGGAATAAAATCAAAAAATTATATTTATAAGCGTTGTTTAAAAATATTAAAAAAAATTTCGTATCATTATTATATCTCATTAGCAATAATAGCATGTAATACTGCTAGTGTTTCTAGTCTTCCTATAATAAAAAATTATTTTTCTTTTCCAATAATAGGGGTTAGTCCAATTATAAAAGATTCTATTAATATAACAAATAATGGCATAATTGGTATTATAGCAACAAAAACAACATTAGAAAATTATTCTATACAAAATAAAATTAAATATTTTCGTCAAAATTATATTATAGAAATTTTATCATCTCAAAAATTAGTTTTTTTAGTTGAAAAAAAAATACAAGGATTAAATATATCTTTAAAAGAAATAAAAAATATTTTTCAACCTTGGTATAATTTAAAAAATTTTCCAGACACTATAATATTAGGTTGTACTCATTTTCCTTTAATTATTAATGAATTAAAAAATATTTTACCTAAAAATGTTAAATTTTTAGATTCTAGTAATTATATAATATCTAAAATAAAAAAAATTATAACAAAAAATAAATTTTTATTTAATACACAAAAAAATTTTATTTTATATACAAAATACACAGTAAAAATAAAAAAAATACAAAAATATTTAATTAGTCAAGGATTTAGTTTTTTCAAAAAAATTAAAATAAATTAA